From a single Paenibacillus sp. FSL R5-0345 genomic region:
- a CDS encoding globin-coupled sensor protein, with protein sequence MGKCPFSFMHALTARNNNVDSPASHSLDIKDQSKPTEFLFHTIEGHGELNEQMKMIDLTESDLNLLRRVKPIVEQNIDYITDQFYNSVLGVNKLEAIILKHSSIERLKTTLREHIIEIFDGKVDDEYIAKRLKIANIHKRVGLEPKWYLSAFQNLQNVFIQVIYKETNDDKARLQVVQTVTKLLNLEQQLVLEEYEKENVKEKEQQYLLVKNELKQKIAEFSSELIDFSIDTNAAVKQLVASSNEVSRTFQRTARSSVESQGLATDGHEHLDSLTGQINLIYQSTSEMEHSIYELSNSSKQIQKIVNSVKDIADQTKILSLNATIEAARAGEHGRGFSVVAQEVSRLAEDTKNTVIQIAELTNKSGSLTQQVVDEIRKVQELTKSGKHQSLETSLLFSDIVEAMSSSTQEIVVVEEEIRTLIQTIEGIGTATAQTAESAEFFKSATENL encoded by the coding sequence ATGGGGAAATGTCCTTTTTCCTTCATGCATGCGCTAACTGCACGTAATAACAATGTGGATTCTCCTGCCTCTCATTCCTTAGATATCAAGGATCAGAGCAAGCCTACTGAGTTTTTATTTCATACTATTGAAGGTCATGGCGAGCTCAATGAACAAATGAAGATGATTGATCTAACTGAATCAGATTTGAATTTATTGCGTAGGGTGAAGCCTATTGTTGAACAGAATATAGACTACATTACTGATCAATTTTACAATTCGGTGTTAGGTGTTAATAAGCTTGAGGCCATAATTTTGAAGCATAGCAGCATCGAGAGATTGAAAACAACGCTCCGAGAGCATATCATTGAAATTTTTGATGGCAAAGTTGATGATGAATACATAGCAAAGCGCTTGAAGATTGCTAATATTCATAAAAGGGTCGGACTTGAGCCGAAATGGTACTTATCCGCTTTTCAAAATCTTCAGAACGTATTTATACAAGTTATCTATAAAGAAACCAATGATGACAAAGCACGCCTACAAGTAGTTCAGACTGTGACCAAGCTGCTAAACCTCGAGCAACAACTTGTTTTAGAGGAATACGAGAAAGAGAACGTCAAAGAAAAAGAACAACAGTACTTATTGGTTAAAAATGAATTAAAGCAGAAAATTGCTGAATTTAGCAGCGAATTAATAGATTTTAGCATCGATACAAATGCCGCTGTGAAGCAGCTAGTAGCCAGTAGTAATGAAGTAAGTAGAACATTCCAACGTACAGCTAGATCCTCTGTAGAGTCACAGGGGCTGGCTACAGATGGACATGAACATTTGGATAGCTTAACAGGACAGATTAACCTTATTTATCAAAGCACTAGTGAGATGGAACACTCCATTTATGAATTAAGCAATTCCTCTAAACAAATACAAAAAATCGTAAACTCAGTGAAAGATATAGCTGATCAAACTAAAATCCTTTCTCTTAATGCAACAATAGAAGCTGCTAGAGCCGGAGAGCACGGTAGAGGGTTTAGTGTAGTTGCCCAAGAAGTTAGTCGGTTGGCAGAAGATACGAAGAATACTGTAATTCAGATCGCGGAGCTAACTAATAAATCGGGCAGTCTCACACAACAGGTTGTTGATGAGATACGTAAGGTGCAAGAGCTAACCAAAAGTGGAAAGCATCAATCTCTTGAGACTAGTCTTTTGTTTTCCGATATTGTAGAGGCAATGAGCAGTAGCACACAGGAGATAGTTGTAGTAGAAGAAGAAATAAGGACATTGATTCAGACTATAGAAGGAATAGGTACAGCAACAGCGCAGACAGCGGAGTCAGCTGAGTTTTTCAAGTCTGCAACTGAGAATCTCTAA